tgcaagggaATCTCAAACTCATTCTTCAACACAGAAAACAAGTCCTATTGGCTGAGGAACTAAATTGGAATACGTGAACTGTTGGCGGGGCCAAAGAAAGCAACTTTTTGTAAAGCACAACGTCCATTAGTATAGATAAGTTTTACAAAAAGATACGACCGTTCCATAAACGGGGAGCATCGAAATTTGATAGGTACCTTGGTTTCCAATGATGTTTGGTTATGGTATTCTTGAAAGTACTATCCTCCACGGTCGACGCCACGGTCTTGGAGAAATCATCAACTTCGGGCCCAGAAAAGTTCATTACAAGAGAGGAAAGGAATGGAtcagtagcagcagcagcagcagcagcaggtgGAGGCGCATTACTGCCTGATCGAAATCCTCCACCTCCTAGAAGCACTTGAAGGTGAGCTTCTCGAAGGTCACGGCCAAGTAAAGAAAGTGCTTGACTACTTGGAATTGCAACTCTACGTAATCTACGACGTCTCTGAAAGTGTATCTTGTCAAGGAAAAATTTACAAAAAAGTCCATTCCGACATTGGCAACATATATATAAAGAAGAAAAGGTGCAGTGAACTTATCagctatgttactccgactcttcTAACTCCCTCGTGTACCCGTGTTCGACACTCGACACACGGACATGGGTATGACACTTggacacttcattttagacccAAATATGTATATTTTTCATCAAAATAGCCGAGTCTGACGCTAGGACACGCACCCGTGTCGGATACTTCTAAACGAGTCTGAGTAACATAGCTTATCAGTAACATAATAGGAGTACAAGACAATAATAAGTTAATAAAAATCCAAACTGAAGGATATCTTAAATAGTTGTCCATGCTGTAATCTGATATGATTCAGCATATCTCGTACAACTTTAACCGAACAAATTGGACAAACCTGGAAAGacgagaaaggaaaaaaaaaaacaagatcttATTAGACCGATGCTACCCACAAGGAAAAATAGTATCTATATGCATCTCGAATATAAGAAAACACATTTCATGCCAATAATCTCTGGGCTCCATGAAATGCCACACAGTAAGGGAAGTTTGCATACGCAACCTTACCTATGTGGGAGCCATTGTCTCCGGATGAACCATAATGAAATTTTTATCAAGACTTTCGTGTCAACGCGTTAATCAATTTTGTGAGCCAATTTGTTTAACCTTCATCATAAACCAGAACTAAAGAATAACGAGTTGGTATCATTGAAATGGGAACACAATGAGAGGTATCGTGGAGAAGCAAAGAGTATACTGAAGTTTAGTAAGAAAATTACATCAAGCGCAGCCAAGACATGAGCATATAAATCTACGGGTCCTTCAAATGTAATCAAACTACAGCCTCAATCGGAGCAAATAGATCAACCTCAGCTAATTCCATGccaccaattttacaaattagACAAACATTGATAGACAATCAATAGGTTTTTCTTAAAATGAAGCGCACTCATTCAAGCATAACATAATGAGTTTTACACACTTGCAGATTAAACAATAAACCTCCGCGAATGATCCGTAAATTAGTAAATTACATCTGATTTCTACCTCCAAGGACAATTATCTACTCTCGCCTTCCCCATTTAATAATAGGCATTTAAGGATGAACATCCAATGATATGATCCTATTCCACAACCTAGCTCATAACACCTCCAACATGTAATCGAAAGTTGGAACATTAAAATGTAGGGGACAAATATATGGTTTTTAGTCTACCCTTCGATTGAAGGCTCCAAAATACTATTTTTGGTTAAAAGAACTACTGTCAATAATCTGCAATCTGCATTGACCTGTTCTCAACTACCAGGTATCAGGATAACAGGATATATGCATTTCTAAGCACAAGAGGGACGAACATTTCCATCCACACCAATAAACAACCTCAaaggctcccgcaaattgcaggGTAGGGGGTCGGATGCACGCAGCCAATAAAAGATATAAATTGACCATCGAAACTAGCACAGGAATCTCTTGCTAAACAAAAGTAACGTCACAAAACATAAGCATAAGCATACCGTAGTTCTAGACTCGCAAGAGTGCTCATCTTCCAAGTGAGCACAAAGGGAGGCAATATCAAAATCTTCATAGCAATAAGGACATGGTATATCTGGTCTAACCTCATCTTCCACCTCGAAATCATCCATATTCAATCGATCTAGAACATACCCATTTCACCAAACAATTAATAAACCAAATCCCATATACCATTTTTAACAATTACACACAAAAATCTAATCTTTTTAAATCTTTTGAGATATAGAAATAACAAAATACTCAATAAAATGAACAAATAAAACATACCCATTTCACCAAATAACCAATAAACTAAATCCCAGATACCATTTACAAAATTGCACACAAAAATTTAATCTTTTAAAtaccaaaacaacaaaaaaaccaATAAAATGAATACTTATACATACCCATTTCAGTAAAAAAGTAATAAATCAAAACCCAAATACCATTTTCAAAATAACATACAAAAAATTgatcttttcaattctttaaaatTACAGAAATAACAAAATATTCTataatagaaaggtaaacaattgactgagacagcTAAAATGAACACAAATTAGCATACCCATATCAGCAAAAACACTAATAAATCAAAACCCAGATACTATTTACAAAACTACACACAAAAATTggacattttcaaacaaaattctGAGATATAAACATCAACTATACACAAAAATActcaataaaattaataaatgaataTAAAATGAGAAAGAAGAGAGACAAACCAAGGTGAGAAGAACCATGAAGATTATGATGTTGCAAATTAAACTGGCGTTTAGCTGCAGCAAGACGTGCAGTCCAGAAATCTGAATCCATCTTCTTTTAAGTTTTCTCCTCCTTGTTTTTTAAGTTTTTGTTAATTTTCTAACTTTTTTGCAAGAATTTCTGCAGAAAAAACTGGTGAAAGGATTGAGAAAAGGGTGAAATGAAGGgacctcttaccttaaatttctcaaattttgattgaaaaaaaaaaacagacagaaagaagagagagagaagagagtcAATGGATGACAaatgtttgtttttgtgtttcaCAAATTGGTTAGATTTAAAAATGAGTTAATTTGTTTGGAAAATGTTGGGAGTTGTCTATCAATGGAGGTTTCTTTtaagttatttatttatttattttttattttttttaagatGGTAATATACTaaaatatccgtcttaaatttaaaTTGGGTTGAGATTGGTAGACGAGATAATTGGATGTGTAGGAATTAACACAAACCGTTTGTCTTGTACGGAATATATGTAAGTAAGAGTATATTTCACCTGTTTTTATTTTAAGACAAATACCGTGGTGTTAAGAGAGATTTACGGTAGTTTTTCTTTTCAGTGTAGGATACATATGATCTGTATATACAAGTTGAAAAAGCAGTTGAAAAAACCATTTTACACAGGAACTTGTATTTTATAAACAGGATTCGAATTTCAGTTATGACTATTAGCCTTATAATCGGAACCTAATACTAAATGTCTTTTATTTACAATACCAAATTTCAGTTTTATACAAAAACTATTACAGCTGAAATTAGACTAAAACGGGAACCTAATTCTAAATGTCTTTTATTTACAATACCAAATTTCAGTTTTACACAAACACGattacaactgaaattagacTAAAACGGGAACCTAATACTAAATGTCTTTTATTTAAAATAccaaatttgttttatttttattctaTTTTGTACCATACAGTATATAGCAAAGTAAATTATTCGTTTATTTAAGACATTATAAAAggtcagctagtcttgctatagacgggtatatccgtctatatcaatagacgggtcaaatacaatgaaagtggtgacattttttgcccccaccaccacacttgttgtttgtcctattaggaaagtggtattgtatttgacccgtctttcattatagacggatagtgtccgtctataatgagaatttgtgataaaagGTTGAGGTGTTCGATATGAGTGTGACAGAGTAAGCAAGGACGTTGACAAGTTATTCGTAGTGGACAAAACGAGTGGTGGAAGAAGAAAGCGTGTTTAGAACATTTCCTTTTTTGATTGATTTACATCTAAATAAGCTTTTACGAAAGAGGAAGCTTTGATTCTCTCGAAtgtaaatttgtcaacaaccgcAAAAGTTAAAGAAAGTAGTTAAAGAAGTGTAAAACGGATTTGACTACTATGTCATGTAAATTGCAAATAAATGAATAAGAGAAGAGTAGGCCTAGTAAAATTGACCTACCCGAATAACTCGACCCTCACGCTACCCGACACTCAAACTAAAGACCCGTGTTTAACTCGACACGAATGATTATTGTAACATAATGATTATTATCCGTAAATAAATTGAAAATAGTTGGCCCGCCCTAACCTGAACTTTTGCAACCCGTCCAAAATTAACAGGCCCGAACCTATGTTTTAGCAATGTTATGACTTATGAGCTATTCTATGTTTGTCAGATAACGTAACAGTTTTAtacttttatcttttttttttttttttttttttttttttgacaacaaggATGAATACCTTACATTATTTCAAAAGTTACAAAGTAAGTTTTATACTTTTATCAATGTCATGTTATTTTATTTAATCTCCTAGGAACTTTAATTAGTTTATTAAGATCAAACTAAAGACCCGTGTTTAACCCGATACGAATGATTATTGTAGCACACTGATTATTATCCGTAAATAAATTGAAAATAGTTGACCCGCCTTGACCTAACCCGAACTTTTGTAACCCGAAATTGACCTAGTCCGAAATTAACGGGCCCATACCCATGTTTTAGCAATGTCATGACTTACGAGTATGAGTTATTCTATATTTGTCACATAACATAACAGTTTTATCAATATTatgttattttatttaatttcttaaGAACTTTAATTAGTTTATTAAGATGTGCTTTTAGGACAGACGTTAGAAAAACGTATAATTATTTTAACTCCCAATTGCTTAAGCTTTTGAGTTAGCTAATGTTGTGCTTGTGGCAAACACAAAGTTATGGCGGGCGATATTGGCAATCTCTCTCAACTTGGCTTCACTTTTAATACCCTCATCCAACTTCTACGACTTGccaaaaaacacaaattctcattgaagacatgacatatccgtcacaagctgaagacggataccattttacctcacaatgtacccactttttctctctctgcaacactattcatgtggtcccctttctccactaacccattttgttaccattttatctcacaaaatatccgtcacaaatggtaacccgtcacaagggagaccaattggcCAAAAAATTCAACATGTACTACTGTACTACCCAATTTGGCAACTCTCTTTCAATATACACTGAAACTTTAATATAAGACGTGACAAACGCATTATTTGGATTAGATACAAATCGAGTTAGTTTTGTCAAATCTATTCCCCGGACGCCCTTATCGTCTCATGCAAAATTCAGCGATCCTACACACTATCTGTGCACATCGTCAGAGTTATCCCGTTTAAATTTCCACTCTTTCAGAacggtccgtttttcttaagaccattgcttttggtctgaaataagacgggtaacatgtcatcattttacaataaaatgttgttattttttgataacatgttaccattattgttcacatcattttcagggtaaaaaatgacacctctagtcataacattttgtgaattaattggttacattttcttaaaaaattgcaacattttatccgtctgacaaataagaccaaaagtgtccgtctgaaacaagaatttgtgcttTCAGAAATCAAAACCCTCAAACTAAGAACCCCGGAACCCTCCCCATAAATGATTCGATTAGGAGTGAGCCGAACTGACTAGTTGAACAGATTAGTTCATAGCTCCACAACCCGGAAGATGACATTCAAATCAAATTTTGACCAGCATAATCAAATGCATGTTCTCTATGTCCTTAATAAAGACCATTGTTTTCTCATAAATTCttacttaagacggatatatccatCTTGATGAATAAGACAAAAGTAGAATACATAGGAAAAGTAACAAATTGGTCTTGTAAGTAGTACAAACGGGATGATACTCGACATGTTTTAATGTTACATCCATCCTAAGAGAGGCCAAGTGTTCTTATTTTTAGATGGACTAGGTTTGGTGCCTGGTACGTccgggctacctttatttaccatttaaattttattttctatgaaatatgattcgctaaatttggttaacacatacatttacaacttgtatcttgaaattatgatgagatgtaaaattaatcaacaaattatgagacacgtacaccactcccgctgttaatattattactttcactacattccgTGTTAATACTGTTACGTTCACTACTTCGGTTACAATTGTTTCTTTAACTAATTttgctatttttacggttaacccgttagttttgtcaaaatcataaatttaaataaattaatgttTTCCTAAAATCGAATTGTTAATTTTCCAAACCCTTTACTTTGTTCCTACtattactttcattacatgtgctgtgactactattactttcacttctcccgcaatcattattttttctttcactaccgCATTTACTATTGTTAAATTTCACTACTTGCGTTGCtgctagtatgactttcactactctcgttgctattattgttgtttttactaaTCACATGGGTGGttactattatattatttgattatctagttgtattagagttatatattttaaataaatctaaaatattagattagaatattattttaaagcaatCATCATTATTGAGTAActaaattacaaatctaatgaattataaaatattatattTGATGGAAATCTAGATTGACTTTTAATAGTTTTCAAAATTTATTGTAATACTACATTTTTCTAAGTCCTGTTACTTGGCCgaatagggcttactcggccgagtaatgcgtcgtgtgtttctagtcaggctactgtccaggaatactgggccgagtaagggatactcgcAGAGTAttctctatactcgaccgagtatctggtccGAAGGAAATTATTTTCGCGGTTTGATTAAAGACGATTAGGCCTAGATCTGCCATCACCCTTCGTTTTGTGTTCTTCCTTTTGTATAATATTTTTCATGGTGCAAACGATAAGGTATATTGATTATTGACAGTAGAATGAAATGCAAGAACACGAAACGAAAGGGACGTTGAGTCGATCTGTTTGGCAAGTTAACGGACATCTAGGGGGGGGGGGGAACAAATTTTGGTGGCGGGGGAGGGTGGTGCATGGTGGTTGTACTATGGTGGTTGCTTGGCGGTAATTGGAGGGAGTAATTTGAGAAGAATTATTGGATTGGAACAGAAATGGTAAATGAGAATGTAAAAAACAGAGGGGTATAATGGTCATTCATGTCTgtgattgagtaaatcatgtccatgaatgagcataaCCCTATATCTAACTATCAGAGGCGGATGCCTCAAAGTTTTATTGTCCCATGACTCCAACACCACGCTCTCTCCCTCAATCTCGACGTATTTGGAGCGCCACCTTTGTTTGGCATCATTGATTAGATACATGCTGACAGTAGTGATTTTCAGCGTCTTGTCGAGCGCACTCGCTCGGAAGAACTGCTCCATGTCGAAGAGGAAGTTATCAACTTCTTTCGAGTCTCTCGCCCACTATACTTGTGAGGTGCAGGCGGCTTCACCTTGGGAGTCCCACCAAAATTCTCATCTGCGGCCAATTTCGTCAATGTAttactgtgacacccccatactccaagtgccttaccaggaccattcAGGTATaagaatgtcaccatctcggtttcccgaggcaatgataatcaaatgacaataacgaaacataatttaaatagcaataaagtttaagtgattacaattccaaaaccaaactgttaaaagtacgatacatgttcttaAAACCAAATGTTCTCAAACTACTAAAACATgatagcggaagactctaatcagctcgtggtgacacatcccagccagcccaaatgcctctaatcaaacctgctcaacaactgctcaccatccctgaatggatcaccaccgtttttaaaacaataaaacgagttcagtactaattacacgacatAAAACACGACAGACAAAAGACAAAAGTCACACAGCTCAGTTATCACATCAatcccaaactccataatcaatctcctcgtaactgactacacactaaagtgtgtagccctgccagagtacccatcgtaacaggtactccacaccgccagtgggggaccgcagccgtacccaccaaatccccgctcatctccatcgagcgataaacccaagtccattaatgtgcacatcccttctgtggcgggctccgcagaaggcgaatcatgggcgtgaagccactcccgcaagtgactccactcagccagggacgcgccccgaagatcacagacgtATATAAAAATAACAATGATAACACTACAGGaaaaacgcgggaaactgacggaaaaataaagcccatactgacggcttttccgtcggtatttccctttcctgacggaaattccgttagTAATCAGGGGTCAGCTTATTTCGTCAGTAAAATACCtgtactgacggaaattccgtcagtcttccaaaaaactgacggatatgtgacggaaaatccgtcctTTTTTATAGGTCaatagtgacggaatttccgtcagtgtttagtattactgacggaatttccgtcagttatgATCGACACGTGGCATTCCACGAGGTTTCGAAATCACATTAACAGAGGGCGTGACGGAATTTCGTCAGTTTTTTAGGTTtatcgacggaaattccgtcgttTGTGGGACACGTGATGAGTTTCTAGTTAAATCGGAAAATGGGAAGGAAAACGaaatgacggaaattccgtcggtattttaatattatcgacggaatttccgtcgatgTATTAAATAACAGACCAGAAACAAAGCACTCGACTGCCCCCACGATgcgtttttgcatcgtttcaaatctGACTTTGCCaccacgatgcctatttgcatcgtttccaatataaacaaaacctgcaaaacacatccaatcgtcgaccgccaagcgggaatccattttcacgtcgaccgctaatgcgggaatcaatacacaacaaaagagaaggggacgcaaattgttttacataaaaacatagtcaaatttgtacattgtcttacaaattaaacagagaattgttttaccatgtctttcatacttactagacgacaatactaactaaactaaagttctaacctaaaggctctaacttaaaggctctaagtgtttatagggtcaataaaactaccaccaatacctccaaacccgtcatcaccacccccaaagtcatcccgtctatgtggagtaaattgtgaacacgtgtttgggggttgagatgcttgcaaatcagcccaagcctttctcattgccgccatttcttcagcctgttcacgaacctgtctttcaagagcaactcgagcggatcgctcatcattcatttgggtggaaagctgtgaaattatgctaggagcataagataaagaccgtcggccagctttgttaggaggaagatcataccatatttgggcccctgtaggtcaacatgcatcaacaccaaccctttttcaacaacaattaaaacaataactaataatctaaattaattaaactaattaaaaaaattaaaaagagtaatatccgtcagtttttcacaattctgacggaatatccgtcgagAAACCCTCGAcggattaaaacaataactaataatctaaattaattaaactaattaaaaggagtaatacctaattaacttgaccaaaaaaaatgaaaaaggaagtgCAGTGGTGGCGGCTGCGGCGGCTGGGGGCGGCGGCGGCTGACGGCGGCGGCTAGCGGAGGCGGCGGCctactattaacaaaaaaaaaaagataaataagaaaaggagaaggaaaaggatgaaggagaaggaaaaagataaagaaaatagaaaaaaaagataaagttaattaccttatagtgatggcgacggcgtggtggtgttggtggtggtggtggtggcgccggaagtggaggagggtggtggtgtcgggttttaaggaggTAAGGGGTTGAGgcgattttaattgatttgggggaatttTAGTAAAGTGAAGGAGGATCTCTTCGCGTGTTGCAGTTAATAGAAaccactgacggaaattccgtcagataaatagaaatcctgacggaaattccgtcagtattcttattaaactgacggaaaatccgtcactgCTCACTTTATCGAAAAATAATGCAAGGATTTGTACACGTCGTTAAAGTAAAActcgacggaatatccgtcggtTTTTTCATAAAgcgacggaatatccgtcgatAGGTCAATTATTGTGACACCTGTCACACACTACCACCAACTAATAATTGACcaagtgacggatattccgtcagt
This sequence is a window from Silene latifolia isolate original U9 population chromosome 8, ASM4854445v1, whole genome shotgun sequence. Protein-coding genes within it:
- the LOC141596115 gene encoding protein DEHYDRATION-INDUCED 19-like, which encodes MDSDFWTARLAAAKRQFNLQHHNLHGSSHLDRLNMDDFEVEDEVRPDIPCPYCYEDFDIASLCAHLEDEHSCESRTTVCPICSVKVVRDMLNHIRLQHGQLFKFQRRRRLRRVAIPSSQALSLLGRDLREAHLQVLLGGGGFRSGSNAPPPAAAAAAATDPFLSSLVMNFSGPEVDDFSKTVASTVEDSTFKNTITKHHWKPSFDSSLTYEERQKKIQEASERADFVQDLLLCTVLGD